The window ATGCCCCCGCCCACGACGACGATATCATCCGCTCCCTGCTCTCTGAGCAGATCCACAACCTTGGGGAACAAGGCCTTGTGAGCCCCGGACAAACAACTCAGGCCCACACAGTCCACGTCCTCCTGCAAGGCGGCATTGACGATCTGTTCCGGGGTTTGATGGCACCCGGTATAGACCACCTCAAATCCGGCATCCCGAAAGGCCCGGGCCAGGATCCTGGCCCCCCGGTCATGTCCATCCAATCCCGGCTTGGCCACCAATATCCGCAGCGTCTTGTCAGCCATTCTCGTCACCTCTTTGCTCGATTAGAACAATCCCGGATCCTGATACTCGCCGTATACCTCGCGGTAGACGTCACAGATCTCCTGTTCCGTGGCCAGGGCCTTGACCGCCTCGATGCAGGGAGGCATGACATTGTCACCCTTTTTGCAAGCTGTACGCACCTCGTCCAGGGCCCGCTTGACCGCCTTGTCGTCCCGCTTGCGCTTGATCTCGTTCAAGCGCTGCAGTTGGCTCTGCTCCACCGCTTCGTCGATGTCCAGGATGGGACATTCTTCAGCCTCTTCAGTCACATACTTGTTCACGCCCACCATGACCCGTTCTCCGGACTCCACCTGCTGCTGGTACTTGTAGGCAGCATCGGCAATCTCCATCTGTGGATATCCCTGCTCAACAGCCGCCAGCATCCCGCCCATGGAATCGATCTTCTCGATGTATTCCCAGGCCTGCTCTTCCATCTCATTGGTCAGCTTCTCCACAAAATAGGAACCGGCCAAGGGGTCTATGGTGTTGGCCACGCCGGTCTCCTCGGCAATGATCTGCTGGGTGCGCAGGGCGATCTGCACCGCATGGTCCGTGGGCAGGCACCAGACCTCGTCCAGAGAGTTGGTGTGCAGGGACTGGGTGCCGCCCATGACCGCGGACAAAGCCTCCAGGGCGGTTCGGACCACATTGTTGTACGGCTGTTGCGCTGTCAGGGAACAGCCCGCGGTCTGAGTGTGAAAGCGCATCCACCAGGACCGCTCATTCTTGGCCCCGTACCGGTCACGCATGACCTTGGCCCAGATCCTCCTGGCCGCCCGCATCTTGCACAGCTCTTCGAAAAAATCGATATGCGAGTTGAAGAAGAAAGACAGGCGAGGGGCGAACTCATCCGGGTGCAGCCCCTTGCGTTCCATGACGTCTTCCACGTAGGCCATGCCGTCCCGCAGGGTGAAGGCCAGCTCCTGGACCGCAGTGGAACCCGCCTCCCGGATATGGTATCCGCTGATGCTGATGGTGTTCCAGCGGGGAACATGCTTGGTCCCGAACTCCACTGTATCGCTGATCAGCTTGATGGAGGCCTCGGGGGGAAGCATGAAGGTCTTCTGGGCGATGAACTCCTTG is drawn from Desulfovermiculus halophilus DSM 18834 and contains these coding sequences:
- a CDS encoding cobalamin B12-binding domain-containing protein, with the protein product MADKTLRILVAKPGLDGHDRGARILARAFRDAGFEVVYTGCHQTPEQIVNAALQEDVDCVGLSCLSGAHKALFPKVVDLLREQGADDIVVVGGGIIPKQDMPYLRERGVQEIFTPGTPLEDIISWVKTNVSPRDEL
- a CDS encoding acyl-CoA mutase large subunit family protein → MYFAKEVLDQCSSLRVQWEDQVRRLINRKGERKEVFSTVSDHEIKRLYTPEDISELDFERDLGFPGQFPFTRGVQSTGYRGRLWTYRMFSGMGTAKDTNERWHMLLREGQTGLSTAFDFPTLMGYDTDSPKALGECGKCGVAIDTLEDFQILVDRIPLDEVTTSMTINPPASVMWAMYCACAEQQGVSLDKIGGTIQNDMLKEFIAQKTFMLPPEASIKLISDTVEFGTKHVPRWNTISISGYHIREAGSTAVQELAFTLRDGMAYVEDVMERKGLHPDEFAPRLSFFFNSHIDFFEELCKMRAARRIWAKVMRDRYGAKNERSWWMRFHTQTAGCSLTAQQPYNNVVRTALEALSAVMGGTQSLHTNSLDEVWCLPTDHAVQIALRTQQIIAEETGVANTIDPLAGSYFVEKLTNEMEEQAWEYIEKIDSMGGMLAAVEQGYPQMEIADAAYKYQQQVESGERVMVGVNKYVTEEAEECPILDIDEAVEQSQLQRLNEIKRKRDDKAVKRALDEVRTACKKGDNVMPPCIEAVKALATEQEICDVYREVYGEYQDPGLF